A window of Ictalurus furcatus strain D&B chromosome 4, Billie_1.0, whole genome shotgun sequence genomic DNA:
actcTCCCTACTCAAATATGGCAAGTAAATGAATAGTCGTGTTTCTTAATGTCTGCTTCCAGACGATGCCCGTCTGTTTGGTTTCGTGAGGATCACAACAGGAGATGCCATGAGCAAACGGGCCAAGTTCACCCTCATCACCTGGATTGGGGAGAACGTGAGTGGACTGCAGAGGGCTAAGATCAGCACAGACAAAACACTGGTGAAAGACGTCTGCCAGGTGGGTCTCAGATCAGCATTTTAATGCGTTCTTTATTTGGATGGTAATCCCTGGCGTGTTTACAACTTTCGCTTATATGTGGACGTCATACACAGGTCCTTACATGACACTCTTTTCTCTATGCAGAACTTCGCTAAAGAGTTCATGGTGAGCGATATTCGGGAGCTGGAAGAAGACTACATCCGAAACGAGCTGAAGAAGGCTGGTGGTGCAAACTACGACGCTCAGGCAGAATAGATTCTAGCAGGGTGTGCACAGAGGAATGGGGTTGGGGGGGTCATCAAAACTGGGAGAAAGAGTAGGGGAAACTTTTCATCTTGCGCTCTCCTCAAATAcctatacacaaacacacacacatacatgcacacacacacacacacacgcacgcacatacgCTCTTCTGTCCTTCTTCTACTGTGGTCATGATTGGTTTATCTGCTGTTTATATCCTGTGCATCATCTCACACTCATCTCGAGTGCAGaccttgtttttgtgtttagtaTAACAACTATAACTGGAGTTTGAGTCAAAGAAGCTCCTTTTGTTCTCGATTGGACCTGACAATGTTACATCCTCGAACAATTTCGAAGTTTCTTTCAACTCATGGTTCAAGTTCCTTCCACTTTATTTCTGTCATTGTTCTTCCTTATCTAAATACAGACCACTGTGTTTACGGCCTTAATCTCCCATGGAGAGAGGTGCATCATGGATGTAtgcgtttgtgtgtatgtgtacgagTCTGTATGTTTGCAGACGCTGCACTGTGACTCACTCGGCTCCAGGTAGTTTTTGGGATTTCAGACACTTTATAGCTCTGGAAAACAGTTTGACTGTGCAGGCTATGGTGTTGTCGTTCAACCTGACTGTGGAGCAGCCATTTCTCTGGTGTAGCCTTTCTTTTAGTCATTTAAATTGAAATTAAGtcaatttttcattaaaaaaaaagaaaattatgcagaatttttttgtttgaaaacgGAAGATgtcaataaagaaagaaaacatgtcATGTGCACAAACATTATGAATCATTTCAGAATAaaagatgttgttgttttttttaatcaaaaatgtGTTGTATCATCATTATTTGCACAGAACTATGTTGAGTGATGTCTCTGGTGGCTTTGGCAAAGCTGTATTTGAGCCTGTGCGGTCGAAAATCTGGCTTATGTAATGCAAGCTGCTCATCACAGTGCCACTCCACTCACGCTAACTGCCCTGGGGACTTTGTGGGAGTCCCAAGGGTCATCATGGTCAACAGTGCTGCCAGATTGAGACCCTGAGAGCCAATCACAGGCTAGAGCCAAGCTGCTCTGCTCCAACGCCTGTCAATATCCACCCCTCCTTTCCTCTACCCCTCTGTCCACTAACCCCCTTTTTCTATGACTGTCTCCtctccctgattttttttttctctcactcctcCCCCCACCTCCCTCTTTGCTCTTTGCATGGCTCATCAACCGTTTGGTCTAACAGATGTGAACTTGACTGCATAATTACTTAATTTACAATCTATAAGCCTCTTGAAGGCTGCGTTTAAGACACTCAGTATACAGACACGAGTGAGAACAAAAGAACGAAGTAGGCGATGGCATGCAGGGAAACATCTTCCCCTTTGTACTGTGCAATGTTCTAGTATGTATTTGTTCGATGTTTACAGTTGTTTGGATTGTGTTAACTGACTGGAAAACAACGAGACAGACAATGCAGCCAGGAAAGGCTTTAGCAAAGTTATAGTTCTAGCTCTCTGAGGGGAAAAACCCCCAAGTCTGTGAGGATGACTTTTCTCTACATTGATCAGGAAGGCAAATATGTGTGAGTAATTGTGTAGTGTGCACGAGACACACTTGTGTATAGGGGTGGGACAGGTGTCCCTCTGTGTCTGCTAGGACTACATTAATGAGATTAATGACTGCTGGGGATTGATTAGTCTCTTGTCACAGTGTCTCAAGCTGTGTACTGACTACaatgttccacacacacattcaaggCAACCTTGGTGTAGTCTCACTGCCTCACAGCAGAGATTCCAGACTGGTGCATGTCCAAACAGCTCCACAGCTCCTTTCTTGGGGgttgctgtttggttttgttggtgaatatgtgtgtgagtgagcataTTTCAAAAGATTGCTTAGCATCGTGTTTACAACAAGAGTTACAAGGAAGTCCCTGCTAGCTATTCTCCTCAGATCCTTCCTGCATTCCTTGGGCCTCTCAAATATTTCATAGCCCACACACATTCTGGAAtcatgtgctgtgtgtgtgtgtgtgtgtgtgtgaatacactGTTATTCTAGTAATCTGTTATCCTAGTAATTGTGTAGCTGCAGATTTATAGCTTAGCCTGAGTAGCTCCTGATAGGGTCTCTGactcatttcagtgtttgtgAATTGAAagatgttgttgtgttttttttgttgttttttttttggttttttaaaaatctgacaaCATGTAGAGATGAGTTAGTGGGAGGAGATTCAAATGACCACTGACATCCCACACAAGGCTACTGTTGCCATATACTTGTTACTGAAACTTGCAATTATCCATTCATAGAGTCAGTGGGGGATTTGCATGcatccaaacacatgcatttaCATGCTCTATAGCTTGGCCAGCAGCGAGCTTTTTTAAAACACGTCCTTACGTGCTCAGGACACAGAATTAGAGGTGAGGAAGACCTTTCTGCCTTGCTGGACTGAGCGACAGCCTGGTCTCAGAGACAGAGTTAGTTGGGCCTTTTGGTTGAGGTTTTAGAGTAGGACGAAAGGGGGAGGATTCTGGGGTGAGCAAGGGGAGCCCTATGAGGCTGAGTGAATGGGGAGAGAATGCTAGAGTGAATGGATCATTTCTCAATGCTCCTGTGTGACACTCAAGCCATGGCACAGTGCTTCTTTTGTCAGCAGCTAATGAGCTGAGCCACAAATCTCCAAATCGGTGCCGAGGCTTCGTCATCACCAAGGAACTGCTGCCAAAGCACAATCCAACGACCTGCTTTAACCACCATGTCCTAGAATTTCCCTGTAGCAAATACTGTTCAAATGGTGCCACTGACAGGTTTTGGTATTGCAACAACCAACATCACATTCTAAGAAAATATTAGTCAATTCTAGTCATGTCCATTAGTCAACTTGCTTGTTTGGCAATCCCTATGGAGGATTTCATCTTAACCTTGTTTAAGTAATAACTTGACCTGAAACATGGCCTTAAAGCTTGTTTTTGTAGTTGGTGATCGGGCTCAGCTCGTCAGTAGTCAGAACAACGTCAGGAATTACAAACTAACCACTGACCTGATATAAATCCACTTTGACCTATAGAGATGTATATACGATTTCCCGTAGTTCTCGTTTAAATGTCACTACACCCACGTTCACACAGTTGTCTCACTGCTCCTTTAATTAAGCCATAACTCTTGTGTGTATGGATCAATGAGCTTTATAAAATAGCTACTCATTTATTGATTCTACCTCCAATTTTAGCATGTTAATAAGACATGAAACGTGTGTCCACGTGAAAGGTCGCGAATATCATttaataaggtcatttttttaAGGATCTAGAGGGATTCAATCAAATTGATGGACACTGTGGAATGCCATGATAAGTATTTTTGCATCAGCCTCTGGAACAatcttatatattatttatactgtgtttgtgtcttAAAGTTCTGTCATTCAGTCTTTTACGGCTTGACTAGCGAGCCATGGTATTGTTATATGAAACAACAAGGGCATTTATCAGCAAATGaaagcacatgtacacaaaAAAATGCGCCCTGCATTTACAAAGAACAGGTATGAATGTGTAAGAGATACTACACAGAGTTACTGCATACTACGATTTGTTCATGGTTCATCTAATGATGCTAATTGTAATGCAAGTACCCATGACGTGCTATAGCTTTGTCTTGTTTCAGCATTTCATCAAGCCATTCTTTGGGCGATGTAGTGAGAATGACTCATGTAGCCATGGATATACAATCTTGGGCAACATATAACCTCAAGCAATGTAATTTCCAGAATTATCTAATAGACTGGCTTTGAgtgttctgtatttttatttttttgctaataTGCAAGCAGATTAAATTACCTCAGAAAGGTTTGCAAGGCAAATGCTTTAACTATGACCTCTAAAGTTCAGCAATGAGACACGGACTTTGACACCTCAGTCATGCTTTAGTCACAGTACACATAACTACTTTTGAGACTaaacatatacactcacacatagaGTGCCTGTCAGGgaactgaataaataataaattcatacaGGCAAAGAATGTGTGGCCATGTGTGTTAAGAGTGTTTGGAAAAGTTCAACATGTAGAATGTTATTTGAGTTCCCCTGTTTAGAGTTGCAGTAAATTGTGGCATttgctgattggtcagtagtGTTATATCCGCTGATGAAACAACAGACAGAAGATGAAGACAGCTGCgggtatacagtgtgtgtggtttgtgcgTGTCAGCACCTGTGCATGAATCTGCATATGTAATTCGTTTGGTGGTATATTGTGTTCTGCATGTTCCACATGAATGAATATGTGTGCGCAGGTTCTTTGTCATTTCCTGAACATTTGCTATGATAAAGACCTTTTACCATATACGGCAGTGAAGTGAAGGTGGCAGAGcgagaggaaaagaagaagtgAAGAAAAAGAGACTACGCTCGTGTCTCAACTTGCACCTTGGTGCTGGTGTGGGTAGTTACTGTAAGGCTCCTGCCAGACTCATTTATCCTGTAAGGAGTGTTTTATGCGTCTGTGTGCATGAACACAGCTGAAATGTTGCTACATTCTGTTAGGCCTGTGCTTGCATGACACATGCCTGAAAACAGATATGAAAAGTCAGTGTAGAAAAACCTAACCACTCAGGCAAGACAGGCAGCAACCTACTCACCTCAACATGTTAAAGGTTAATGCCCTGTTAACAGCATAAGGTGGTAATGTTAGTGCACTAGAGTTTCAGGATGTATTGAAAGAACGTTTAAGGAAATAGGAATGGGATAATAACTATGTAGAGAAACATAaaagctaatatatatatatatatatatatatatatatatatatatatatatatatatatatatatatatatatatgtgtgtgtgtgtgtgtgtgtgtgtgtgtgtgtgtgtgtgtgaaagtgatgAAAGGTAGGGCATTATCATGGGTGTACGTCGATACCTACAGGATAATATGGTCTAAGTTTCATAATATGCTGTGGGCTGTGCTTTGGAATCAGTAGCACTAAGCACTAAGAATATAT
This region includes:
- the cotl1 gene encoding coactosin-like protein; amino-acid sequence: MATRIDKEACRDAYNLVRDDNTDISWASFKYDGPTIVPAGHGTDYEEFKSQCTDDARLFGFVRITTGDAMSKRAKFTLITWIGENVSGLQRAKISTDKTLVKDVCQNFAKEFMVSDIRELEEDYIRNELKKAGGANYDAQAE